A genomic window from Lotus japonicus ecotype B-129 chromosome 1, LjGifu_v1.2 includes:
- the LOC130730533 gene encoding conglutin alpha 2-like: MILMAKPHSVCFLFFLLFFTCCLARHVPTQSQQQSQSQSQFKECQLDSIDALEPDNSIESEAGLTETWNAANHPELRCAGVAILRRTINPSGLHLPSYTTYPELHFVDQGKGVIGMVIPGCAETYEEPQVQRPQQQHERDRHQKVRYLRHGDVIAVPPGVPYWTYNYGKNPLVIITLQDTTNNLNQLDPTPTRFYIAGKPEKEHSESESESESESGKRKEKKKEGGVNNMFGGFDSAFLSRVLKVKEDLISKLQSPKDDRKKQIIHVKGGLSIIRPPLEQEIRETEQREEEEDEPREGEHREWRRERTRRKEREGEEGEEEVVEEKETETKTKTKTREKHERRGEGEEGEEEEERTRTRTRERRERREGQKGQSNALEETVCTMKLHENLADPSRADIFNPRAGRVSTVNSLTLPVLKKLNLGAEWVNLYKNGVYVPHWNINANSVMYVTRGKGRVQVVNCEGESVFDGEVKRGQVVVVPQGFGVAKQAGSEGLEYIAFKTNDMAMISPLVGMNSAISGTPAEVLGHAFGLSPEEVRELKNNRKESILASPHDSREDAYISMV; encoded by the exons ATGATACTAATGGCCAAGCCTCATTCTGtttgctttcttttctttctgCTTTTCTTCACCTGTTGCTTAGCACGCCACGTGCCAACTCAGTCTCAGCAGCAGAGCCAGAGCCAGAGCCAGTTCAAAGAATGCCAGCTCGATAGCATCGATGCGTTGGAACCTGATAACAGCATAGAATCAGAAGCAGGTCTCACTGAGACATGGAACGCTGCCAACCACCCTGAGCTCCGCTGCGCCGGTGTCGCTATCCTCCGCCGCACCATCAACCCTAGTGGCCTCCACTTACCATCCTACACTACCTATCCCGAACTACATTTCGTTGACCAAG GAAAGGGAGTGATTGGAATGGTGATCCCGGGTTGTGCGGAGACGTATGAAGAGCCACAAGTGCAGCGGCCGCAGCAGCAGCACGAACGCGACCGCCACCAGAAAGTTCGTTACCTCCGCCATGGTGACGTTATCGCCGTTCCTCCTGGCGTTCCTTACTGGACCTACAACTACGGCAAAAACCCTCTCGTCATCATCACTCTCCAAGATACCACCAACAACCTCAACCAACTAGATCCAACTCCTACA AGATTCTACATTGCTGGAAAACCAGAAAAAGAACACTCTGagtcagaatcagaatcagaatcagagaGTGGGAAAcgcaaggagaagaagaaggaaggagGAGTTAACAACATGTTCGGTGGATTCGATTCAGCGTTCTTATCACGAGTGTTGAAAGTGAAGGAAGATCTCATCAGTAAGCTCCAGTCTCCGAAAGATGATCGCAAGAAACAAATCATACATGTCAAAGGTGGACTCAGCATCATCAGACCACCATTagagcaagaaatcagagaaacagaacaaagagaagaagaagaagatgaacctaGAGAAGGTGAACACCGTGAATGGCGTAGAGAAAGAACACGCAGAAAAGAAcgtgaaggagaagaaggagaagaggaagtggtagaagagaaagaaaccgaaaccaaaaccaaaacgaAAACGCGGGAGAAACATGAAAGAAGAGGTGAaggtgaagaaggagaagaggaagaggaacgAACCAGGACTAGAACACGAGAAAGGCGTGAGCGGCGTGAAGGGCAAAAGGGTCAAAGCAATGCTCTAGAGGAAACGGTTTGCACGATGAAGCTACACGAGAATCTCGCGGATCCTTCACGCGCGGATATATTCAACCCACGCGCAGGGCGCGTGAGCACGGTCAACAGTTTGACCTTACCCGTTCTGAAGAAGCTGAACCTAGGTGCGGAGTGGGTGAACCTGTATAAGAACGGTGTGTACGTGCCACACTGGAACATAAACGCGAACAGTGTGATGTACGTGACGAGGGGGAAGGGGAGGGTGCAGGTGGTGAATTGCGAGGGGGAGTCGGTGTTTGACGGGGAGGTGAAGAGGGGACAGGTGGTGGTTGTGCCGCAGGGGTTTGGGGTGGCGAAGCAGGCGGGGAGTGAGGGGTTGGAGTATATAGCTTTTAAGACGAATGATATGGCGATGATTAGTCCGTTGGTGGGGATGAACTCGGCGATTAGTGGGACTCCGGCGGAGGTGCTTGGCCATGCTTTTGGGCTGAGTCCGGAGGAGGTGAGGGAACTGAAGAATAATAGGAAGGAGAGTATTTTGGCTAGTCCTCATGACTCTCGTGAGGATGCCTACATTTCCATGGTGTAA
- the LOC130730535 gene encoding uncharacterized protein LOC130730535 translates to MSLLSTTLLLLLLFCCHVFSAPHSVAAASQRQNIPGFIYTRSRGRCTPQFWSGRREAWPRMVPETSTVTNVFGSRVYERYRSDLTLLEATERNDEEGNPFRALLKEGTAALLNSYAREGFPYKPWQVKTLLIQALVSEASATSQAKHFSLANHACS, encoded by the exons ATGTCTTTACTCTCAACCacactccttcttcttcttctattttgTTGTCATGTCTTCTCAGCTCCCCACTCAGTAGCCGCAGCAAGTCAGAGACAGAACATCCCTGGCTTCATCTACACAAGAAGCAGAGGAAGATGCACTCCACA GTTCTGGAGTGGGAGGAGAGAGGCATGGCCGCGTATGGTACCGGAGACATCAACGGTGACGAACGTATTCGGGTCAAGAGTATACGAACGGTACAGATCTGATCTGACATTGCTGGAAGCCACGGAGAGGAACGACGAGGAAGGGAACCCCTTCAGAGCCTTGTTGAAGGAAGGCACCGCAGCGTTGCTGAACTCTTACGCCAGAGAGGGTTTCCCTTATAAGCCATGGCAGGTCAAGACTCTGCTCATTCAAGCGTTGGTCTCTGAGGCTTCAGCTACTTCTCAAGCCAAGCACTTCTCATTGGCTAATCATGCTTGCTCttag
- the LOC130730534 gene encoding uncharacterized protein LOC130730534 yields MDPNNMADLDIYDVVIDELINDTTIEDMMQEEMEFYQRRANTVRPKRTRKVIERDREAGNERLWNDYFSENPVYTEELFRRRFRMRKHVFLRIVGALGSHDPYFLMSVDAVGRQGLSPLQKCTAAIRMLAYGSPADSVDEYVRIGESTAIECLKNFVEGVCAVFGETYLRRPNQEDITRLLQWGESRGFPGMLGSIDCMHWEWKNCPVAWKGQFTRGDHGKPTIMLEAVASQDLWIWHAFFGIAGSNNDINVLNQSPVFNEVLSGNAPMVNFSVNGTMYNMGYYLADGIYPPWATFVKTIPMPQGEKRQKFAKRQEGARKDVERAFGVLQSRFAIVRGPSRFWHPNEMKSIMYACIILHNMIVEDERNTYRGNFVYDQVNNDILDAEVVSGPIPAFRNILERRAHQIDRSIHHQLQADLVEHIWQLPENENNEN; encoded by the coding sequence ATGGATCCAAACAATATGGCCGACTTGGACATTTACGACGTTGTCATTGACGAACTTATCAATGACACGACTATAGAAGATATGATGCAGGAGGAGATGGAGTTTTATCAACGACGTGCCAACACCGTTAGGCCCAAGCGAACAAGAAaggtgatagagagagatcgtgaagcTGGGAACGAGCGGTTGTGGAATGACTACTTCTCCGAAAATCCTGTGTACACGGAAGAGCTTTTCCGACGAAGGTTTCGAATGCGAAAGCATGTGTTCCTCAGAATTGTAGGGGCCCTTGGgtctcatgacccgtactttttaatgtctgtcgatgcagttggaagacaaggcctgtcaccattacaaaagtgcaccgccgctattcgtatgttggcgtacggatcacctgctgacagtgttgacgagtacgttcgaattggtgaaagtactgcaattgagtgcttaaagaattttgtggaaggtgtgtgtgcagtatttggtgaaacatacttgaggcgcccgaaccaggaagacattacccgcttacttcaatggggcgagtctcgtggatttccaggtatgttgggttctattgattgtatgcattgggaatggaagaattgtccagttgcgtggaaaggtcaattcacccgaggtgatcatggaaagcccacaatcatgcttgaagcagtggcatcacaagacttgtggatttggcatgcattttttggcattgcaggTTCTAACAATGACATTAATGTGCTAAATCAATCTCCGGTTTTCAATGAGGTTTTGAGTGGAAATGCTCCCATGGTGAACTTTAGCGTGAATGGAACAATGTATAACATGGGATACTATCTAGCAGACGGTATCTATCCCCCGTGGGCtacatttgtgaagaccatcccaatgccgcaaggagaaaaaaggcaaaaatttgcgaaaagacaagaaggagcaagaaaggacgttgaacgtgcattcggcgttctccaatctcggtttgcaatagttcgtggtccatcacgcttttggcatccgaatgagatgaagtcaataatgtatgcttgcatcatattgcacaacatgattgttgaagatgagcgcaacacgtaccgaggtaattttgtttatgatcaggtcaataatgacatattggatgctgaagtagtaagtggtcctattcccgcttttagaaatatcttggaaagaagagcacatcaaattgataggtcaattcatcaccagcttcaagcagacttggtggagcatatttggcagcttcccgaaaacgagaataatgaaaattaa